TCACTACGAAAGGAGATGTCCTGCGATACCGAAAGAAGTTATTCAAAAAGAACTTAGCGGCTATATTCTCTAACTTACTCCGAACCTATTTCAGAAAAGGCCCAAACGCTATATACTTTACAATGGAACGCCCATTCATCACCATCCACCTCCGTGGTTTTTTGGCAGCCATGGAAAAAACCTTGTGAACCAGGATGAAATAAAGCGCGTGCTGGCCACAAGAGACCTAATCACCGATGACCTGAAACCAAAGATCATTCAGCATATCGAGGCTATGAGATTTTTATCTCACCTGTTGAGATTCTTGAAAAAGCCGCAAAGAATCATCGGATTCCTTGCGGCTTTAGAAGCAATTCCATCGTTTGAAGCATGTTACAAAGTTAGACAAGAGATGTTTGACCATGCCTCTAAATTAACTGACAATTTGAAAACCACTGTACAGTCCCCGTGTTTATT
Above is a genomic segment from Planococcus lenghuensis containing:
- a CDS encoding Na-translocating system protein MpsC family protein, producing MRYRKKLFKKNLAAIFSNLLRTYFRKGPNAIYFTMERPFITIHLRGFLAAMEKTL